The nucleotide sequence GTGCTCGTAGTCGGCCCCGACCAGCTCGCGCAGGAAGAACTCGATGTCGCCGGCCTTCGAGAACCCCGCCAGCTGCGACCGGTTGTTCAGCCGGATGTCGAGGAGGCGGGTGACCCCGGCGTCGCGCAGCCGGCCGAAGAAGTCCTCGGCGGAGGACCGCGTGAACCCGATCGTGTACAGCGTCGTCACGGTGCGGCCCTCGCGCTCGTGGGCAGTGGGATCGGCGCGACGGATCGCCACCCGCCGAAGAGGGACAGCTGGTCGCCGATCGACTCGTCCCCCTCCACCACCCCGGTCCCGCGGATGTGGCGGACCGTCACCCCGCGCTCGGCCATCACGCGTCCCACCAGCAGCCGTCGGTGGCACCCGGCCGGGTCCTCCTCGGCGCAGAGCAGGACGGTGACCCCGTCGGCGGCCAGCGCGGTGACCCGGTCGATGCCGGCGAGGAACCGGTCGGTGGTGCTGAGCGCGTCGTAGCGGACGTGACCCGCGGCGTCGTAGAGCTCCGGCTCGGGCGGCCGGCCGCCGAGCTCGCGGCCGAGGAACACGTAGTCGATCCCGGCCTCTCGCAGCGCCGGCTCCATCGCCTTCCGCGAGTGCTGGGGGTGGATCCGCGAGTACGGCGCGGAGCGGACGTCGACCACCACCTCCGCATCGACCGTGCCCAGCAGCGCGCGCAGCCGCTCACCCGAGTGCGCGCTGTGCCCGATGGTCCAGATGGTCCCGCCCATCACCGGCGACCATACTCCGCGCCGCACCCGGGTGTGGCCGGTCGCCGGTCACGTCGTGCCGCCCCCCTCCAACTCTCAGTGCAGTCCCTCGACGTCGCGGGCCGTTCGAGGTGCACCGAGAGTTCCGGGAAGGCCAGGCTCGGGCGCGTTCCGTCGTCCCCGAGCGACCGGACTGACCACGGTCAGTGCACCGAGAGTTGAGGAGGGGCCGATCAGCTCAGCGGGCGCGGAGGAGTTCGCCGAGCGGGACGGTGATGCCGAGCACCTCCACGTCGTCCGCCGGTCCACGATCCTGCACGGTCGCGTACCCCTCGGGCCCCGGTCCGGTGTGCACGACCGCTCGACGCGCCGGCAGGTCGAGCACGACGTAGAGCTCGACGCCCGCCGCCGCGTACAGCGGGGCCTTGTGGACCAGGTCGAGGCGCTGGCTGGTCACCGCGACCTCGATGACGACGTGGGCCGTGCGGGGATGACCCGCGGGGGTCGAGGGGTCGGC is from Euzebya sp. and encodes:
- a CDS encoding DUF488 family protein; this encodes MGGTIWTIGHSAHSGERLRALLGTVDAEVVVDVRSAPYSRIHPQHSRKAMEPALREAGIDYVFLGRELGGRPPEPELYDAAGHVRYDALSTTDRFLAGIDRVTALAADGVTVLLCAEEDPAGCHRRLLVGRVMAERGVTVRHIRGTGVVEGDESIGDQLSLFGGWRSVAPIPLPTSARAAP